Proteins encoded in a region of the Podarcis muralis chromosome 4, rPodMur119.hap1.1, whole genome shotgun sequence genome:
- the COA4 gene encoding cytochrome c oxidase assembly factor 4 homolog, mitochondrial: MSSANPSGHNWNRKPKAEEEEEDPFDKMISRTGCASFHYAVQECMAEHQDWRKCQEQVKSFKDCMMEHEKQRMAELLRRQKQHQTTS; encoded by the coding sequence ATGTCAAGCGCCAACCCCTCGGGTCACAATTGGAACCGGAAGCCCAaagcggaggaggaagaggaagatccctTTGACAAAATGATCTCCCGCACCGGTTGCGCCTCTTTCCACTATGCGGTGCAGGAGTGCATGGCTGAGCACCAGGACTGGCGCAAGTGCCAGGAGCAGGTGAAGAGCTTCAAAGATTGCATGATGGAACATGAGAAGCAGAGGATGGCAGAGCTGCTCAGAAGACAGAAACAGCATCAAACCACAAGCTGA
- the MRPL48 gene encoding large ribosomal subunit protein mL48, whose translation MNAALGRAFYLGKEPLLKHTPALISLAFKTSRRNPVCSVGSTLLDCPRQYRSQPTHHIGRFKYLLPKEVPKKRRLQMKEIDPGTEHEYGVLNIVMTGYDMTLVEHYAQYVHKLCNRHSIKVEESYAMPTKTMEVMLMQEQGSKAHLDAVLTTHQRVVQISGLNTAFAPILLEIVQNNRPEGVHLLVKEHTEADFKVRLKARPELEDLLSQMS comes from the exons ATGAACGCGGCTCTGGGCAGA GCTTTCTACCTGGGAAAGGAACCCCTTTTAAAACATACACCTGCGCTTATCAG tcTTGCCTTTAAAACGTCCAGAAGGAATCCTGTATGTTCCGTAG GTAGCACGCTGCTGGACTGCCCCAGGCAGTACAGATCCCAGCCTACTCATCACATTGGCCGGTTCAAATACCTGCTCCCCAAAGAG GTTCCCAAGAAAAGGAGGTTACAAATGAAGGAGATTGACCCTGGGACAGAACACGAGTATGGAGTCTTGAACATCGTCATGACCGGCTACGACATGACCTTGGTCGAGCACTACGCGCAGTACGTCCACAAGCTCTGCAACCGACACTCCATCAAAGTGGAGGAAAG CTATGCGATGCCCACCAAGACCATGGAGGTGATGCTGATGCAGGAACAAGGCTCCAAGGCGCACCTGGATGCTGTTCTTACAACCCACCAACGTGTTGTTCAG aTCAGCGGTTTGAATACTGCATTTGCTCCTATTCTCTTGGAAATCGTTCAGAATAATCGGCCGGAAGGAGTCCATCTGTTAGTGAAAGAG CACACGGAAGCAGACTTCAAGGTTCGGCTGAAGGCACGTCCAGAACTGGAGGACCTGCTTTCTCAAATGAGCTGA